The Shewanella japonica genome has a window encoding:
- a CDS encoding uroporphyrinogen-III C-methyltransferase, with protein sequence MEHKKQASTSTPESNEAPSESVNEVNSVTENQTSSHTDADSTDLPTNKVPSSIHSDAPSDKPKHNKSSWWVRLSILLCLIIALAGIGISYLLLIELESQKIELQTQYQQTQAISNEVTEALIEPKRRIAELEVQQQNDTLAYQQQNQLAKSHQQLQERVATLAQRNPNHWMASEAEYLVRMAGRKLWLENDPKTAAGLLKSADDRIEAMKDPALLPIRRALAHDLAQTNAIKTTDVAGTIYTIDGILNQLDSLPLNRAKAQSAEDLAEQHVITDSLDDWQSNLAKTWHSVTDGFITIRKRTTDIEPLLAPDQQWYLIENIRNKLLQAQLALYQHDEVNYRQSIGFARTWIQQYFDLDEDLTQDTMTALDALITVKIDQVKHTNFESTRLLQQLITYGSLVPAEEPQL encoded by the coding sequence ATGGAACACAAAAAGCAAGCTTCAACGTCTACTCCAGAAAGTAATGAAGCACCTTCAGAATCTGTAAATGAAGTCAATTCTGTTACTGAAAATCAAACTAGTTCTCACACTGATGCTGACTCAACAGACTTGCCTACGAACAAAGTGCCATCTTCAATACATTCTGATGCGCCAAGCGATAAACCTAAACACAATAAGAGTTCATGGTGGGTAAGATTAAGTATTTTACTCTGCCTGATTATCGCTCTTGCAGGCATTGGCATTAGCTATTTATTGTTAATTGAACTCGAAAGTCAAAAAATTGAGTTACAAACTCAGTATCAACAAACACAAGCTATCAGTAATGAAGTGACTGAAGCGTTAATTGAACCTAAGCGTCGTATTGCAGAATTAGAAGTACAGCAACAAAACGATACCTTGGCCTACCAACAACAAAATCAGTTGGCAAAATCACACCAACAACTTCAAGAGCGAGTTGCAACCTTAGCTCAACGAAATCCAAACCATTGGATGGCATCTGAAGCTGAATACTTGGTGAGAATGGCAGGACGTAAATTATGGTTAGAGAATGACCCTAAAACTGCAGCCGGATTGCTAAAGTCTGCCGATGATCGTATTGAAGCAATGAAAGACCCTGCTTTGTTACCTATTCGACGTGCATTAGCCCACGATTTAGCTCAAACGAATGCCATTAAAACAACAGATGTTGCCGGTACCATCTATACGATTGATGGTATTTTAAATCAGTTAGATAGCTTGCCGTTAAACCGTGCCAAAGCGCAATCAGCTGAAGACTTAGCAGAACAACACGTCATTACAGACTCGTTAGATGACTGGCAAAGTAATCTTGCTAAAACATGGCATTCAGTTACTGACGGCTTTATTACCATCCGTAAACGTACAACAGATATAGAGCCGTTATTAGCACCAGATCAACAATGGTATTTAATTGAAAATATTAGAAATAAATTACTACAGGCTCAGTTGGCTCTGTATCAACATGATGAAGTAAATTATCGTCAATCGATCGGCTTTGCTCGCACATGGATTCAACAGTATTTCGATTTAGATGAAGACTTAACTCAAGACACCATGACAGCACTTGATGCGTTAATTACAGTTAAAATTGACCAAGTGAAGCACACCAACTTTGAATCGACCCGGTTACTACAGCAATTAATCACTTATGGTTCATTGGTTCCAGCAGAGGAACCACAGCTATGA
- a CDS encoding heme biosynthesis HemY N-terminal domain-containing protein — MIKILAYVIIILIGFCISPFIIGNTGYIYIAAGEYQIETSLVFGLLGLVLFYCALQLTEWLIIFLLNIVINSRYLPERWRKEAAKKHTLQGALALAEEDWPSAEKAMAKGAAKGELPALNLFAAARAAHHQKNTDSRDKYLAEAAKDPLAKTAVKTSKTRYLIQQGKLTEARAELDALNPTSKSKSPVLKLALDLYQLQDDWQALKILLPAIKKRQIISEKQYAEVEHTTNTALLTAASQHGEQELEKCWHWLSKTERNQPHLISIYARGLCQYDRKKDAIKIINKSLKTDLHPALLADIPKIIDADDEDIRKLLARFEQSHEHDVDYQICLAKLAQQKRDIKVVKNHWYSVCQISPKREYFLALAQAQEQLGENAAALQSYRKAANCSD; from the coding sequence ATGATTAAAATTCTTGCTTATGTCATCATCATTTTAATCGGTTTCTGCATTAGCCCATTCATTATTGGCAATACTGGCTATATCTATATTGCGGCGGGCGAGTATCAAATAGAAACCAGCTTAGTCTTTGGTTTATTAGGGTTAGTGCTCTTTTATTGCGCGCTCCAATTAACTGAATGGCTCATCATATTTTTGCTTAATATTGTTATCAATAGCCGTTACTTACCAGAACGTTGGCGTAAAGAAGCTGCGAAGAAGCACACGCTTCAAGGCGCGTTAGCATTAGCAGAAGAAGATTGGCCTAGTGCAGAAAAAGCCATGGCAAAAGGTGCAGCTAAAGGGGAGCTGCCTGCGCTCAATTTATTTGCAGCGGCAAGAGCTGCGCATCATCAAAAAAACACTGATAGCCGAGATAAATACTTAGCAGAGGCTGCAAAAGACCCTTTGGCTAAAACCGCCGTTAAAACCTCAAAAACAAGGTATCTAATTCAGCAAGGAAAGCTGACTGAAGCAAGAGCTGAGCTTGATGCATTAAATCCAACCAGTAAAAGTAAATCACCTGTATTAAAACTAGCCCTTGACCTTTATCAACTTCAAGATGATTGGCAAGCACTTAAAATCTTATTACCTGCGATTAAAAAACGTCAGATTATTAGTGAAAAGCAGTATGCAGAGGTTGAACACACAACCAATACGGCATTATTAACGGCAGCGTCTCAACATGGCGAACAAGAGCTAGAAAAGTGCTGGCATTGGCTAAGTAAAACGGAACGTAATCAGCCACACCTTATTAGTATCTACGCTCGCGGCCTGTGCCAATATGATCGTAAAAAAGACGCCATAAAAATCATCAATAAAAGCTTAAAGACTGATCTTCATCCAGCACTTTTAGCTGACATCCCCAAAATAATCGATGCGGATGATGAAGATATTAGAAAATTATTAGCTCGATTTGAGCAAAGTCATGAACATGATGTTGATTATCAAATTTGTTTAGCAAAGTTAGCTCAACAAAAACGTGATATTAAAGTGGTTAAAAATCATTGGTATAGTGTTTGCCAGATATCACCTAAGCGTGAGTACTTTTTAGCATTAGCTCAAGCGCAGGAGCAATTAGGCGAAAATGCTGCTGCATTACAAAGCTACCGTAAAGCAGCTAATTGTTCTGACTAA